Proteins encoded together in one Struthio camelus isolate bStrCam1 chromosome 19, bStrCam1.hap1, whole genome shotgun sequence window:
- the METTL23 gene encoding histone-arginine methyltransferase METTL23: MNDLPDVPVIGLTWGRVSPELLSLAPVDIILGSDVFFEPKDFEDILTTVYFLMEKNPHAQFWTTYQVRSADWSIEALLCKWKLKSIHVPLHSFNADKEHLASSSLPGRHTIEMMIISLARSDGT; the protein is encoded by the exons ATGAATGACCTGCCTGACGTGCCTGTTATAGGCCTCACTTGGGGCCGAGTATCGCCAGAGTTGCTCTCACTTGCTCCTGTAGACATTATTTTAGGGTCTGATGTCTTCTTTGAACCAAAAG ACTTTGAAGATATTTTAACTACAGTTTacttcttaatggaaaaaaatccacatgctCAATTCTGGACTACATATCAAGTCCGAAG TGCCGACTGGTCTATTGAAGCTCTGCTCTGCAAATGGAAACTGAAGAGCATCCATGTTCCACTACACTCATTTAATGCAGACAAAGAGCACTTGGCCAGTTCTTCTTTACCAGGAAGACATACAATTGAAATGATGATCATCTCACTAGCAAGATCAGATGGTACTTAA
- the SRSF2 gene encoding serine/arginine-rich splicing factor 2, with the protein MSYGRPPPDVEGMTSLKVDNLTYRTSPDTLRRVFEKYGRVGDVYIPRDRYTKESRGFAFVRFHDKRDAEDAMDAMDGAVLDGRELRVQMARYGRPPDSHHSRRGPPPRRYGSSGYGRRSRSPRRRRRSRSRSRSRSRSRSRSRYSRSKSRSRTRSRSRSTSKSRSARRSKSKSSSVSRSRSRSRSRSRSRSPPPVSKRESNSRSRSKSPPKSPEEEGAVSS; encoded by the exons ATGAGCTACGGGCGCCCCCCGCCGGACGTGGAGGGCATGACGTCCCTCAAAGTGGACAACCTGACCTACCGCACGTCCCCGGACACGCTGCGGAGGGTCTTCGAGAAGTACGGCCGCGTGGGCGACGTCTACATCCCCCGGGACCGCTACACCAAGGAGAGCCGCGGCTTTGCCTTCGTCCGCTTCCACGACAAACGCGACGCCGAGGACGCCATGGACGCCATGGACGGGGCCGTGCTGGACGGCCGCGAGCTCCGCGTGCAGATGGCCCGCTACGGCCGCCCCCCCGACTCGCACCACAGCCGGcggggcccgccgccgcgccgctacGGCAGCAGCGGCTACGGCCGCCGCAGCCGCAG CCCTAGAAGACGCCGTCGCAGCCGATCTAGAAGCAGGAGCCGCTCCAGATCCCGCAGTCGGTCCCGCTACAGTCGGTCCAAATCCCGGTCTCGCACACGCTCTCGATCTCGCTCCACCTCGAAGTCTAGGTCTGCCAGGAGATCCAAGTCAAAGTCCTCGTCCGTCTCCAGATCACGGTCCAGGTCGAGATCTCGGTCCAGATCTAGAAGCCCTCCACCTGTCTCAAAGAGGGAATCTAACTCCAGATCCAGATCGAAGAGCCCTCCCAAGTCTCCAGAAGAAGAAGGAGCCGTATCCTCTTAG